From the genome of Edaphobacter dinghuensis, one region includes:
- a CDS encoding alpha/beta fold hydrolase, with protein sequence MEVNDDDLSQFEANGAAPLPATGQQSYIEHNGIRLWYAAYGSGPSVILLHGGLGHSGNWGYQVPALINSGYRAVLIDTRGHGRSTRDARPFSYELMASDVLAVMDALHLQKAALVGWSDGACTALILAAKAPARVAGVFFFACNMDPSGVKPFETTPTLDRCFARHTHDYAELSATPEQFKEFVEDVSLMQRTQPNYTLDDLAKISMPVTIVQSEHDEFIKREHALYLSSSIPNAELIELAAVSHFAPLQRPEKFNAAILTFLGKLWS encoded by the coding sequence ATGGAAGTGAACGACGATGACCTCAGCCAATTCGAAGCGAATGGCGCTGCACCGTTGCCAGCAACAGGCCAGCAAAGCTACATCGAGCACAACGGTATTCGGCTCTGGTATGCCGCTTATGGCTCCGGACCATCCGTAATCCTGCTCCACGGCGGCCTTGGCCATAGCGGCAACTGGGGTTATCAGGTTCCTGCGCTGATCAACAGCGGCTATCGCGCCGTGCTGATAGATACTCGTGGCCATGGTCGCAGCACACGCGACGCGCGGCCATTCTCCTATGAACTGATGGCCTCCGATGTTCTCGCAGTGATGGATGCATTGCATCTTCAAAAAGCCGCGCTCGTCGGCTGGAGTGACGGCGCATGTACCGCTCTCATCCTCGCCGCGAAGGCTCCCGCGCGCGTTGCCGGAGTCTTCTTCTTTGCCTGCAACATGGACCCAAGCGGCGTAAAACCATTCGAGACCACTCCCACCCTCGATCGATGTTTCGCTCGGCACACACATGACTACGCCGAACTATCCGCAACGCCAGAACAGTTCAAAGAGTTCGTCGAAGATGTCTCATTGATGCAGCGCACACAGCCCAATTACACACTGGACGATCTGGCGAAGATCAGCATGCCTGTCACAATCGTACAAAGTGAACACGACGAATTTATCAAGCGCGAACATGCACTCTATCTATCCAGTTCCATCCCTAATGCCGAATTGATCGAGCTTGCCGCGGTAAGTCACTTTGCCCCTCTGCAAAGACCGGAGAAGTTTAATGCGGCGATACTCACGTTCCTTGGCAAGCTATGGAGCTAA
- the ileS gene encoding isoleucine--tRNA ligase, protein MPEVSDSKPKLDPSVKPLKSTLNLPETSFAMKANLPVNEPIRLAEWQKQDLYAQIRAARAGSPKYILHDGPPYANGAIHLGHALNKCIKDFVVKTKTMAGFDSPYVPGWDCHGLPIEIKVDEQLGRKKLEMDPIAVRKACRDYAQKYVDLQRSQFERIGVFGRWNDPYLTMSFPYEASIAETFYDFFEAGFVYKGLKPVYWCIHDRTALAEAEVEYEQHNSPSVYVRYQLTSDPAAIDAKLAGKKVATIIWTTTPWTLPASQAVAFNPELEYVALENSDGNVYVVLEALAAAVKAACNLTEAVEIARFKGAKLDRVTFQHPFLDRQILGVTADYVTAEQGTGAVHTAPAHGVDDFYTGKRYDLPEVQYVDNAGKQRHTELHGGHPGEPYDGLTVFKSNPVIIELLREKGALLSATSFEHSYPHCWRCHNPVIVRATEQWFIGMETPMFTPEGNETTFRQRALDEIKKVVWDPSWGEDRISNMIATRPDWCISRQRIWGVPIAVFLCEKCHTPLNDKAINKSIVQLFHKEGADAWYTHDVAALLPKGTKCACGNEEFRKEMDILDVWFESGASWHAVLDIEPELHWPADLYTEGGDQHRGWFHSSLLTSVAVRGKAPYKMVATSGWTLDEQGRAFSKSLGNGVDPVDIAKRLGGEIIRLWVASVDFREDVAASENLMQRVSDNYRKLRNTLRFLLGNLHDFDPATNTIAFSAMEPLDQYILARTAELDTKIRAAYDDFEFHRAYHALNEYVNTDLSALYLDVLKDRLYTFAPNHPARRSAQTALWRIAEALTRLIAPILSFTADEVWQLLPKVEGRETSVHVALFPNIADIVPGNVKLLEEDWEKLLAVRDTVLISLEAARRDKLVGKGLDAKVQIEASEPLLTLLKKYEPSLKELFNTSQVELAHIEHADLQPRVTTVAADGIKCERCWNYTTDVGNDARYPTVCLRCAEALEAIHYAPYTVQKTEQQA, encoded by the coding sequence ATGCCGGAAGTATCTGATTCAAAGCCCAAACTCGACCCATCCGTGAAGCCGCTCAAGTCTACCCTGAACCTTCCCGAGACCAGCTTCGCCATGAAGGCCAACCTGCCCGTCAACGAGCCCATCCGCCTCGCCGAGTGGCAGAAACAGGACCTCTACGCCCAGATTCGCGCCGCCCGCGCCGGTTCGCCCAAATACATCCTCCACGACGGTCCGCCCTACGCCAACGGAGCCATTCACCTCGGCCACGCCCTCAACAAGTGCATCAAGGACTTCGTCGTCAAAACCAAGACGATGGCGGGCTTCGACTCCCCCTACGTTCCCGGTTGGGACTGCCACGGCCTCCCCATCGAAATCAAGGTAGATGAGCAGCTTGGCCGCAAAAAGCTGGAGATGGATCCTATCGCGGTCCGTAAAGCCTGCCGCGACTACGCGCAGAAATACGTCGATCTCCAGCGCAGCCAGTTCGAGCGCATCGGCGTCTTCGGCCGCTGGAACGATCCTTACCTCACGATGTCGTTTCCCTACGAAGCCAGCATCGCCGAGACCTTCTACGACTTCTTCGAGGCAGGCTTCGTCTACAAGGGCCTCAAGCCCGTCTACTGGTGCATCCACGACCGCACCGCGCTCGCCGAAGCCGAGGTCGAGTACGAGCAGCACAACTCGCCCAGCGTCTACGTCCGCTATCAACTCACCAGCGATCCAGCGGCCATCGACGCCAAACTGGCAGGCAAAAAAGTCGCCACCATCATCTGGACAACGACTCCGTGGACGCTTCCTGCATCGCAAGCCGTCGCCTTCAACCCCGAGCTGGAATACGTCGCCCTCGAAAACTCCGACGGCAACGTATATGTAGTCCTCGAAGCTCTCGCAGCCGCAGTCAAAGCCGCCTGCAACCTCACCGAAGCCGTCGAGATCGCCCGATTCAAGGGAGCGAAGCTCGACCGCGTCACCTTCCAGCACCCCTTTCTCGATCGCCAGATCCTCGGCGTCACCGCCGACTACGTCACCGCCGAACAAGGCACCGGAGCCGTCCACACCGCGCCAGCCCACGGCGTCGACGACTTCTACACCGGCAAGCGCTACGACCTGCCCGAAGTGCAATATGTAGACAACGCAGGCAAGCAGCGCCACACCGAGCTGCACGGCGGTCATCCCGGCGAACCTTACGACGGCCTCACCGTCTTCAAGTCCAACCCGGTCATCATCGAGCTGCTGCGCGAAAAAGGGGCGCTCCTCAGCGCCACCAGCTTCGAGCACTCTTACCCGCACTGCTGGCGCTGCCACAATCCCGTCATTGTGCGCGCCACCGAGCAGTGGTTCATCGGCATGGAGACGCCGATGTTCACACCCGAAGGCAACGAGACCACCTTCCGCCAGCGTGCCCTCGACGAGATCAAAAAAGTCGTCTGGGATCCATCATGGGGCGAAGACCGCATCTCCAACATGATCGCCACCCGGCCCGACTGGTGCATCTCGCGCCAGCGTATCTGGGGCGTGCCCATCGCTGTCTTCCTCTGCGAAAAGTGCCACACGCCGCTGAACGACAAGGCCATCAACAAGAGCATCGTTCAGCTCTTCCATAAAGAAGGCGCCGATGCCTGGTACACGCACGACGTCGCCGCGCTGCTTCCCAAAGGAACGAAGTGCGCCTGCGGCAACGAAGAGTTTCGCAAGGAGATGGACATCCTCGACGTATGGTTCGAGTCCGGCGCAAGCTGGCACGCCGTCCTCGACATCGAGCCCGAGCTGCACTGGCCCGCCGACCTCTACACCGAAGGCGGCGACCAACACCGCGGCTGGTTCCACTCGTCCTTACTTACGTCCGTCGCTGTGCGCGGCAAAGCGCCGTACAAGATGGTCGCAACCTCCGGCTGGACGCTCGACGAACAAGGCCGTGCCTTTTCAAAGAGCCTCGGCAATGGCGTCGATCCCGTCGATATCGCCAAGCGCCTCGGCGGCGAGATCATCCGCCTCTGGGTCGCCTCCGTCGACTTCCGCGAAGACGTCGCCGCCAGCGAAAACCTGATGCAGCGCGTCAGCGACAACTACCGCAAGCTACGCAACACGCTGCGCTTCCTGCTCGGCAACCTGCATGACTTCGACCCAGCAACAAACACCATCGCGTTTTCTGCGATGGAGCCTTTAGATCAGTACATCCTCGCCCGCACCGCGGAACTCGACACCAAGATCCGCGCCGCCTATGACGACTTCGAGTTCCACCGCGCCTACCACGCGCTCAACGAGTACGTGAACACCGACCTCAGCGCGCTCTACCTCGACGTACTGAAAGACCGCCTCTACACCTTCGCACCCAACCATCCCGCTCGCCGCAGCGCACAGACCGCACTGTGGCGCATCGCCGAAGCCCTCACCCGCCTCATCGCACCGATCCTCAGCTTCACCGCCGACGAGGTCTGGCAGCTTCTACCCAAAGTCGAAGGCCGCGAGACCAGCGTCCACGTCGCGCTCTTCCCCAACATCGCCGACATCGTTCCCGGCAACGTCAAACTCCTTGAAGAGGACTGGGAAAAGCTGCTTGCAGTCCGCGACACCGTGCTCATCTCGCTCGAAGCCGCCCGCCGCGACAAACTCGTCGGCAAAGGACTCGATGCCAAGGTACAGATCGAGGCCAGCGAACCTCTACTCACACTTCTGAAGAAGTACGAGCCCAGCCTCAAGGAACTCTTCAACACCTCGCAGGTAGAACTCGCTCACATCGAGCACGCCGATCTGCAGCCGCGCGTCACCACTGTTGCAGCCGACGGCATTAAGTGCGAGCGCTGCTGGAACTACACCACCGACGTAGGCAACGATGCTCGCTACCCCACCGTCTGCCTCCGTTGTGCCGAGGCCCTCGAAGCCATCCACTACGCCCCCTACACAGTTCAAAAAACGGAGCAGCAAGCCTAA
- a CDS encoding energy transducer TonB, with amino-acid sequence MADIPMIPHENEPEHEAPELRPAEAPHLNEETEGSMWTSLFENLRDTFSTKKEAPLQLESKPVESDLLIKEEGTFASLWSSIRDVFFPVKLPPLQLESKPIAVVDRMKVKRDPTSTAIAVVLHGLVILLIAFLLAKKIKFAAPVKQQVLTEVNVPPMAPIQAKSMGGGGGQHDTTPVTKGTPPKFAETQIVPPKAPPLEQPKINIPPTIEVQKDVHMASSIPQIGVANSPLVGMSMGNGHGTGLGSGDGSGLGPGSGGNTGGGPRRIGGGVSAPVLIYSVEPEFSEEARKAKVAGNVLVNLWVDTNGLPSHVHVIRGVGMGLDEKAVEAVKQYKFKPAMENGKPVLVELNVEVNFQIF; translated from the coding sequence TTGGCTGATATACCTATGATTCCGCACGAAAACGAACCAGAGCACGAGGCCCCGGAACTACGCCCTGCAGAGGCCCCTCATTTGAATGAGGAGACCGAAGGGTCGATGTGGACTTCGCTGTTCGAAAATCTTCGCGATACCTTCAGCACGAAGAAGGAAGCGCCGCTGCAGCTTGAGTCGAAGCCGGTCGAGAGCGACCTCCTTATTAAAGAAGAGGGCACCTTCGCTTCTTTGTGGAGCAGCATTCGCGACGTGTTCTTCCCGGTGAAGCTGCCGCCGTTGCAGCTTGAGTCGAAGCCGATTGCCGTGGTCGACCGCATGAAGGTGAAGCGCGACCCGACCTCGACGGCGATTGCGGTGGTGCTGCACGGCCTGGTGATTCTACTGATCGCCTTTCTGCTGGCGAAGAAGATCAAGTTTGCGGCTCCGGTGAAGCAGCAAGTGTTGACTGAGGTTAATGTTCCTCCCATGGCCCCGATCCAGGCTAAGTCGATGGGCGGCGGCGGCGGCCAGCATGACACGACTCCGGTGACGAAGGGAACGCCGCCTAAATTTGCGGAGACCCAGATTGTTCCGCCGAAGGCTCCTCCGCTGGAGCAGCCGAAGATCAACATTCCGCCGACCATCGAGGTGCAGAAGGACGTGCACATGGCCAGCAGCATTCCGCAGATCGGCGTTGCCAACTCGCCGCTGGTGGGCATGTCGATGGGCAACGGCCACGGAACCGGACTGGGTTCGGGCGACGGCTCAGGACTTGGGCCGGGTTCGGGCGGCAATACCGGCGGCGGCCCGCGACGGATCGGCGGTGGCGTCTCGGCTCCGGTGCTGATCTATTCGGTTGAGCCGGAGTTCTCAGAAGAGGCCCGCAAGGCGAAGGTCGCCGGAAATGTTCTGGTGAATCTCTGGGTCGATACCAACGGACTTCCCAGCCATGTGCATGTGATTCGCGGTGTAGGCATGGGACTGGACGAGAAGGCGGTTGAAGCGGTGAAGCAGTACAAGTTCAAACCGGCGATGGAGAACGGGAAGCCTGTGCTTGTGGAGCTGAACGTCGAGGTCAACTTCCAGATCTTCTAG
- the lspA gene encoding signal peptidase II, translating into MSLTIHSKRDSRIPLLLLAALVVVADRCSKLWIVHHINPGYAIPVIPGVFRLTHVLNTGAAFSLFDSASPVVVRDSLIAFSVLAVIIVLGMLWRVGRDLSLTGIALALILGGAVGNLYDRVRFSHVVDFLEVHIVHYHWPDFNVADSCIVIGACLLLIEIFRPQSER; encoded by the coding sequence ATGTCCCTCACCATACACAGCAAACGGGACAGCCGTATCCCTCTTCTCCTGCTCGCCGCGCTCGTCGTCGTCGCCGACCGCTGCAGCAAGCTTTGGATCGTCCACCACATCAATCCCGGTTACGCCATCCCGGTGATCCCCGGAGTCTTTCGCCTTACGCACGTGCTCAATACCGGCGCGGCGTTTTCGCTCTTCGACTCGGCCTCACCCGTCGTCGTCCGCGACAGTCTCATCGCCTTCTCCGTCCTCGCCGTCATCATCGTGCTAGGAATGCTGTGGCGCGTGGGCCGCGATCTGTCGCTGACCGGCATTGCGCTCGCTCTCATCCTCGGCGGAGCCGTCGGCAATCTCTACGACCGCGTTCGCTTCTCCCACGTCGTCGACTTCCTCGAAGTCCACATCGTCCACTACCACTGGCCCGACTTCAACGTCGCCGATAGCTGCATCGTCATCGGAGCCTGCCTGCTGCTCATCGAAATCTTCCGCCCGCAGTCTGAGCGCTGA